Within the Micromonospora citrea genome, the region GGGCGATGGCCGGCGCGACCCGGCCGTCGCTGAGCACCGGCTCGCTGGCCGAGTACGCGGTCTTCGAGGCCGACACCCCGTTCCTGGCGCACCGGCCGGCCGGCCTCGACATCGAGCAGGCCGCCGCGCTGCCCACCGTCGGCCTGACCGCACGGGCACTGATGGCCGTCGCCGGGGTGCAACCCGGCGAAACCGTCCTGGTCGTCGGCGCGACCGGCGGCGTCGGAACCGCGGTCATCCCGCTGCTCGCCGCCGCGAAGGCGCGGGTGATCGCCACCGCGACCGCCGCCGACGCTGCCGCCCTCCGCGCTCTCGGCGCCGACAAGACCATCGGGTACGCGGAATCGGAATACCCCTCCGACGTCGACGTCGCGCTCAACCTGACCCTGCCGAGTGACCACCTTGCCGGAGTCGCAGGCGCCATCCGCTCGGGCGGACGCCTCCTCACGATCACCTACCCGGTACCGCAGCAGGACTGGATCGGCCGCGACGACGTCGGCCTGCATTTCGT harbors:
- a CDS encoding NADP-dependent oxidoreductase; translated protein: MKAVVVTGYGPPEEYTVGDVPVPRPGPGQIQVRIAAASINPADVRLPSGDFRDVVPLAFPHVPGNDFAGTVSEVGDGVTAYQVGDEVFGQAVPRALRAMAGATRPSLSTGSLAEYAVFEADTPFLAHRPAGLDIEQAAALPTVGLTARALMAVAGVQPGETVLVVGATGGVGTAVIPLLAAAKARVIATATAADAAALRALGADKTIGYAESEYPSDVDVALNLTLPSDHLAGVAGAIRSGGRLLTITYPVPQQDWIGRDDVGLHFVLDMDGAFGGMREVGELAVSGGLPATVGRRYTLDQGAQACVDFVRRHTTGKLVVTM